From the Vanacampus margaritifer isolate UIUO_Vmar chromosome 14, RoL_Vmar_1.0, whole genome shotgun sequence genome, the window GCCCTCTAGGTGGCGCTCATAACCAGTAATACATTAATTCCGCATTTTAACAGCTAATCACAATTGCAATGCAGTTTTGAGTTCCCCGCAAGGAAGTTGTTGCGACATCATTGTGCAAGGCTATTATTGACGCTGGCGCGGCATTTTACCGTATCTTGTGCTATTAATGCCTTCAGGAAATGATGTTAAATTTAGTACATGCAGAATAAGAGCAAAGGTATTATCGTGACTTGGAGCCAAGATCACGCTGATGTTATGTTCACCTGTTTACTATCAAGGGATGATAACTGAACTTTGCATGGACATGATCTCagataagataaaaataaataaataaataagataacGTCACCATTAACATTTTGCACACTGAGCGACATGGGCGAATACAACTGCACTGTCACGCAAATTGAATTTTGTGTGCACTCGAGAAAtgaaagcccaaaaaaaaaagtcacatgcgCTCATGAAGATGCTTTTCTGTTGTTGCTGAACAGCGCCTGTCTCGACAAGCAGCAGTTTAATGGAGAAGGATGTCCCGAGTATGGTTGGAGAGCATCAACTCTTTACCAGGGATTCCCCACAATGTGCTGTCGGTGCCCATGGAAAGTAAATACAAATGTCAGCAGTGTCTCCAGGTCCTCAGGAAGCCTGTCCAGGCGCAGTGCGGACACCGTTTCTGCGTACACTGCTTCAAGCAGCTCACCAGGTAGACTGCGGGTCCTCCCACCACCCCCTCATTCCCCTCATGCTTGCTTACTTCATCTTTAGAACTAAATGTACGACTCATGTGTCGCATAACGGGACTATTGTGGTGTCATTGACTCACAAGGATGTGGCCGACACCCTGACTCATATTGAAGGCggttctctctttttcttttttctttttttagttgcGAAATTTGTGGATTCCAAGAAActaacactggaaaaaaaagagtgctttTTAAAACCGAAAATTTACTGAAGCTACATTTTACGTTTTTAAAACGTGCTCAAACTATAATTGTAGCAAAAATGTTcttcatttgtatatttttcaatTGATATCATACATGAGGTTttggcttttttaaaaaaaaaaaaaaaaaaaaaattggtattgcTGTACGTCCACACAGATGAATACTTAGCGACCTCTTTGTTAATCTTGCACTCGACAAATACgccatgtagaaaaaaaactaatactaaaactaaggcTGTGCACTTaatcaaaatcagcataatcgtaaactaaacattattaatactcattttgagttgtttaaatttatatatttgcaccttttttattttaaaattaaaaaaattaatcaatctTGTCTGGTCCGAAACAAACTTGCATAATCATAGTCTTTCAAAgctatttatttgtcttaatattttttacatgtttcaacattttcttgttttgcaccaaaaaaacaaatgattgtcgtAATCGTCATTGCAGTTGTTACCAAatgaatcgtgattaatattttcttcataatcgagcagccctcaCTAAAACGTAGCATTTTAGAAAAACTGCAACTATTGAAAACCCACCCAACTTCACTATTAAACCGGCAAAGTCAGGTAAGCTACGTTAATGTCGGAGTTTAGCTCACCGATAGATGGTCAAACATGAACTAAGCTTCATGACGATTATTCGTTTTTAATTGAAAAGACAATAAAGTAATACACAACACGACGACTGTTTTTGGATCcattcaaaaatatattcttaTGAATATATTAGTATCAGTGCTATCaagcgattacaaattttaaactaattaatcgcacaattttcagtcattaatcgcgattaatcccatttttctacttctggtTTTCATTCACCCAAGTAATGACTTGACTCGGCTTGCTTTATTTTAGTGCGGGCCTGACTAGacatgcttgtttgttttttgaagcgCTGAGGATTTTGACTTTCACATATTTGGCTAACTCAATGCAATGTTGCTCatttattttcctatttttatGGCCTTTCTGAAGAAATTGCTGTTTATACATGTTGTCGcctgtatcttgtttttttgtgttaactGCTAAAATGGCAAACCTATGTTTGAATATGATATGGCTTTGTACATCAGTTCAGGTCCAACGCCGTGCGAGGCCTGCCGCCAGGAGAAGATCTATGAGGAGCCCACCTCCATCCTCAACATCGGCGAGGTAAGCGCCATAGCATGCGGACTGCGTTGTTGTCCGGCGAGACAACTTCCTGGCCTCTGTGTAACGAGGGGATGTTTTCAGCTTGTTTGCTCACCTTGTGCCAGGCCTTTCCGGACAACGCGGCCGGCAGAGAAATAGCCAGCCTGCCCGCGCAGTGTTTGAACACAGGCTGCAGCTGGAAAGGGTCCATCAAAGAATACGAGGTGAGGATTAATTCCATAAACAGTTTCTATTGTATTTGAGCACAAAGGTGTATTTTGAGATTCTCTCGTAAACCGCCACCCATGCTTGAAAGCCATGACTGCGCAGAACAGGAAGTGAAACTTAACATGCTTGCCTGGAAAGTCCCGCTGTAACCGGCATAACAACTCACTGGGAAAGTACCAGCATTGacaggaagaagaaagaaaaaaaagagagagagattaaaTTGCACAAATGCGATTATATAGTTGAGGAAATAAGGGCTTTACTGAATTAGGTTTTTTGTGTTGTGCAAAGTCTtgcatttatttgtactttgtggGAGGAcgttgtgtgcgtgcgagtgggGCAAGATAGCAGCAAATTGTTGCACTTTGCACTCTTGGCAAATGCGGGTTTCATTCAACcggcgctttaaaaaaaaatgttgacaatcaacatttttttaaaagcttgtATTATCCTGTTTTGTTAATACAAGGTCTTCAAGAAAAATGACATGATTTGTTGTAAGCTAACGAAATTAAATAAGCTTCAtgttgtaaaatacaaatttcatcatcaaaattcCCGCCCCATATTAAttacccctgggcgttatttgaccattttttggctttttgttggttctgaccaagccatttcaaaataaaataacgcccaggggttaaaatggATGTTGGTTTTATACAGGGAACTTGATTTTTCAAGGCCTCACAAATTTTCAATGTGCTGTGACGCGACAAACATTTTCCATTCCGACTTCCTCCTTGGATAGTCATTGCTTACCCTGAAAAAAAGGACATGAAACTAACATTAAACCTAAAAGTTTAACACTAAATGTGGCCGGTTTTTACACATCTCACTCTCGATCATTACGTCTTCGTGTTTTTGAAACagactatatattttttttctctcgatgGGATCTTTTCTGTGTTCCGATCTTTTTTCTGCGCTGTtttttgtgaagttgttttGGAACGCAAAAGTGTCCTAGAGCATGAAAATGAGTGTCATAAGGGAGAATTTTGACTGGCCACAGTGAGAAATAGCGAGCCTACCTGCAACAATGTGGTGATGGCTTCTGTGGCGGCGGCGCTAGTCATATGTGAGCGCTGCTTTCCATCGGAAAAGTCGACGCCTCCTTTCTTGGCCCCGCCCCCTGATTCTTATTTTCCCTCTACTCGTCTCAGGTTGCAAAGTGTACGGCATAGATTGAAGATTTCGGTTGGTGTTATGAAgcaaccaaatgtttttttttttcattaactcattcactgccattgacggctatagacgtcaaaaattcatttaaactatttctattagtttaacattttttctacttttgttaacaagagtatgaaaacctatattttttattgtacatttagaacaggtataaaatttgtgatttattgtgagttaactagtgaagtcatgcgattaattacaattaaaaaaaatgtaatcgcctgacaccccgaatttttaataatctttaagtcgcgtcaggcgtttaaatgttttaattgtaatttatcgcatgactttaatagttaactcacgattattcacaCGTTTTATATccgtatttctaaaaaaaaattataggttttcacactcttgttaacaatagtgggaaaaatttaaactaagaaatagatcaaacgaatttttgacgtttatagccgtcaatggcagtgaatgagttaattggtgtAAGGATTTGTATACTAAATATGTTGGGAATTTTAATAACAGATCCTCtgagttttttgtttaaaattgcaTGCTGAGTCGGATCAAATGCCATCTCTTTGTTGCATATTCGATTTTGtcattatgaaaataaaactatGTTTAAGCCCCAAATTAAATGTAGCCTTGCCCAAATTTTGGTTATAACATTTTCAGATTAATGTTTTCAGTGTGCAATTTTACTCCCAAGGCTCCCCcctgaattttgacattttatttacttaaaaataaaatccacttGAACAGAATGGCCAAttaatttttactttcatttaaacttttgaaTTTGatatcaaaagatgaatatgacaCAAGACACCTACATTtccgtgttttattttttgcttccaTGCATTTACATTTACTTAGAAGATTgcattatttatcatttttttcacatttttatgagAGCATATTGAAACAGATTTACACTAGATTAAattggaagtcaaccccccaaaatattcttgacaataatatgttctatgcagccccactagtctaaatacggtattctggttaatattgcgttagtggaatatgagttaagcagtcaaatccagcagtttttatcaaaatcagaaggcggccattttgccgcttgctgtcgactgaagatgacatcacagttgttcaggtctcaggtaacaaccaatcacagcacagcgtcgtaaaacaggtgagctgtgattggttgttgcatgattcctgagcagctgtgatgtcatcttcagtcgacaacaagtggcaaaatggccgccgctccctgagattgctaaaaatggctggattttgctgcataactcatataccacaaattttatattaatcagaatgtcatgattagactagcgaggtcacatgtaacatattattgtcaagaaatgtttaaggtagacttcccctttaacgtGAGTAAGACTTATTTAGTTGATAACTTGATTTAAACCCTATAGAGAATGCATTATTACCCACCAAAGAGGAGCTCGCATAACCAGCTGAAAGAAGCCGTCATTTAATAAAAACCCGGAAGAGCAACACTCTAGCTTTTATCGGACGCTGACGCAAGATGGCGTGCCACTCCCAACGATATTTTCGTAAGCAAAGCACATAGTGATGATCGAAATGTGAGGgttgttttgacttttcattCATGCGTAATGAAGAAATACAAAAGCCGGTTTGTTGGCATTGCAGCTCAAGCGAATTAGACAGTTGAAAAGCAGGCGTGAACATGACTATTTATTGTTTGCGTGCCATTTTGCCACGCCTTGTGTTCCGCTAACTAGCTTAGCATGTAGCCAATGACTGAATGACTTTTGCCTCATTGTTCCGTCTAATGACAGTGACATGCCCTGTGAATGCTCGCATTCATTCAGCTCATTGCATTCTCAGGGCACTGACTCGGTCACAAGTGGTGTTTCGCCACTCAAACCGTGCATAGCTTCGATGCATACATCGAGAAAACCAAGTAGCCGCTGAGCTGGGGGCATGTCACAAGACAGACGTGCTAGCTCTTCAGGTCAAGGGTCATCTGTCTACCTGCAGCTCCACTGTATCCACAAAAGTTTTAGATAAGTGACACACGTGTGTAGGCTCGATGCCTGCCGAGTTATTTTTTTGCCGTTTGAATTTTGAGGTTGGTACAACGGAAATCCTTTCACAACCGCAACGTTCTCAAGCGCTAACTTCCTTAACAGTTACTGGAAAAACACTTGCCCTGCCCTAGATGTTACATTTGTGGTTTCACATCTGCCGATTAGTGGATTCAGAAGGAAACAAACCCTGCCGCGAATAGCAGAATATCTGCAAGGctatgggaaaaaaagcttttcactcatttgctcccaaaaacgtgtaaatacgttctattttaaaatgtcccaaagacgtatttatacaattttttatgttttttgtatgctagagcatacagaagtcatgcgattaattacaattaaaaacaattataatattttttttaacgtaatttatcacatgaattcactagttaactcacgattaatcacacattttatatctgttctaaatgtataatataaaaaaaatctagatttcatactcttgttaacaaaaaaggaaaaaatgttaaactaatagaaatagttcaaaagaatttttgacctctatagccgtcaatggcagtgaatgagttaacattgaAGTAAACAAAGAACTATACATCAACCTAACACAAAgattaattaaattgtattaatttgacaaaaagagcgccactgccacctactgcagtggatgtacaattacattttattgtagtacagccttttaaaaaaaaaaaaaaggatgttccCGGTGTTCGCATTGTTTCAAAGGGAAGCAGGATAGCAAACAAACGCTGACAGTTTGTCCCGGTGTTCCAGACGCAACATGAAGGCTCCTGCGAGCTGGAGCGCGTGCAGTGCGAGGCCTGCCAGGCCTTCCTGTTGCGCTCGGAGATGGAGCGACACAGCGAGAGGGAGTGCGAGGCCCGAATGCTCAACTGCAAATACTGCAAAGTGTCGTGTAGCTTTAAAGACATCAAGGTGAGCCTCGATCGGGCCCGCGGATCGCGGGTGCCAAATGCGCGTTGTGACCTTCAGTGACGTTCTTTTCCAGGCTCACGATGAAGTGTGCCTCAAGTTCCCCTTGCAGTGCAAAGACTGTGGCAAAAAGAAGATCCCGAGAGAAAAGGTGAGCAGCAGCACGTTGAAATTGGCAGAAAAGAGCTCATACTTGAATCATGCCACCGTAACTTCATCTGTTCCGCCTCCAGTTCAGCGATCACGTTCGATCCTGCGCCAAGTCCAAAAGTGCCTGTCCCTTTAGCGAAGTGGGCTGCAAATATGTGGTGAGTCCCTCAcaggccacaatattaggtacacccggACAAGCACTGTATCAAAAattccaccccccccaaaaaaaaaacaaccttccaGCTGGACAACGGCAAGCTGAGCGACCACGAGCACAGCAGCGTCATGGAGCACCTGCGCCTGCTGCTGCCCGTGGTTCTGTCGGTGGGCCGGCCCCGCGCAGAGGCCCCGGGCCCCAGCGAGTGGCAGGAGGATTCTGGTCTGGGCCTGTACAGAGCTCCTGAGGAGGGAGCCTCGTCCCCCACGCCGCCCCCAGACCTGGACAAGAAGGTGAGTCGGCCGATGTCGCTGGGCATCGCGGCGATGTCTGACGGCGTTTCGGCTTTAGACGGCAAACCAGATGAGTTAACTGCTGTCTGGCTTGTTTGAATGATCAATAATCACATAGACggaaaatatttttccaaacatagaagttttctaaaaaaattacatttgtgtaGGATGCTTAttcaaaagaaatatatacCGTATTGTTAAACTGTATTATActattttctaaaaaaacaaaaaaaactactacttTATTAAatctatataaatattttttttccaaataaaggaggtatttgtgttattttattaattattattaatttatttaatattactgCATTTACTGGAAACAATTCTTCATTATAttaacttagattttttttttaaagttcataCTTTGCTATTTGATAAGTCAAAacaaattttgagttcattAGAGCAACTTAATTTTTCCTTAAATTacttactgaaaaaaatatgacttcacAATAGTAACTgagttttatttataatttcccaatttttttttaacatgtatggtttttttcataattttacaaatttgaaatattgtctctctggaaaaaaaagacttcctgaaaggttttttcccccccataatttTAGTAGCTTTTGTATGATTACATTTactaaaataaacataactttCGCGTGAGTAacgtttggatttttttttcataattttactttttttttagattgctatttacaaaaaaaaaaaaaaaaattaatttttataatATTGCTACTTTTAGGCAAAAATATGATTGTACTATTTCttaagaattttatttttactaaacaataataataattcataataataataatagatggaTAATTAAAACAATAGAAAGACTTTAATAACTTCATGATATTGGATTTTTACTATTTCTTACAAATATTagttttactaaataaatataataataataataataattaaataataaatgcataaataaaaaatttaaaacaatgttttcataatgaaaaatgaaaaagtcttcAGCACGTTTGTTGAGTGAATCCTTGCAGCCAAGCAGTGCACTCGGTTTTGTCTCCTTTTTTCAAGACACGATTAAACGATAATCAATTGCGCATGACCGATCAATCGTGTTGCGCTTGCATCCAGATGAACGCCTTGGAGAACATCGTGTGCGTTCTGAACCGCGAGGTGGAGCGCAGCTCTGTGACGCTGGAGGCCTTCTCGCACCAGCACCGGCTGGACCAGGACAAGCTGGAGAACCTGAACAACAAAGTGCAGCAGCTGGAGCGGGCCTTGGCCATGCGCGACTTCCAGCTGTCCGAGACGGAGCAACTGATGCGAGAACTGCAGTTCTGCACCTACGACGGCGTCTTCGTCTGGAAGATCTCGGACTTCGCTCGCCGCAGGGTCGAGGCCGTGGCGGGTCGGACGCCTGCCATGTTCTCGCCAGGTGAGCGCACGTCGGCAGACTGCCCCAACGTGAGGCCATTTTGCCCCCCGAAACTTTGAGACAAGAACATTTGTCATATGTCGTATTTACTTGTAAGTCCATTTATATTGTAATGCATTTCAAAGTTTTCGTTACAGCTCTGTTGAAAAGGGGAATTTGTTAATAGTGGagtctatggaggaccaaaatttaaaataaattaatgacggatataaaaaatattaaaaaaaaaaaaaaaaacacaacaacatataaatggaaataaaaacaatatccattaataaataaataaaataaaaaaaataatgcaaaaataaaa encodes:
- the traf2b gene encoding TNF receptor-associated factor 2, with the translated sequence MSRVWLESINSLPGIPHNVLSVPMESKYKCQQCLQVLRKPVQAQCGHRFCVHCFKQLTSSGPTPCEACRQEKIYEEPTSILNIGEAFPDNAAGREIASLPAQCLNTGCSWKGSIKEYETQHEGSCELERVQCEACQAFLLRSEMERHSERECEARMLNCKYCKVSCSFKDIKAHDEVCLKFPLQCKDCGKKKIPREKFSDHVRSCAKSKSACPFSEVGCKYVLDNGKLSDHEHSSVMEHLRLLLPVVLSVGRPRAEAPGPSEWQEDSGLGLYRAPEEGASSPTPPPDLDKKMNALENIVCVLNREVERSSVTLEAFSHQHRLDQDKLENLNNKVQQLERALAMRDFQLSETEQLMRELQFCTYDGVFVWKISDFARRRVEAVAGRTPAMFSPAFYSSKYGYKMCLRLYLNGDGTGRGTHLSLFFVVMRGRSDALLKWPFSQKVTLMLLDQNNREHIIDAFRPDISSTSFQRPASEMNIASGCPLFCPLGKLAAKSPYLRDDTIFIKAIVDLTGL